One window from the genome of Spiractinospora alimapuensis encodes:
- a CDS encoding IclR family transcriptional regulator — MARRTPALLRGLDILELFTDGRETLSAPDVVEELQLPRTTVHELLHTLTDRGYLHADPDVPGRFRLGLQLFRLGSAYAERLDTARTGQGIARELVAACNETAHVAVLDGAHVVYVAKVDSSHTVRMVSAVGARVPAHCTALGKAMLSALPEEDVRERLGPGPLAPMTPRSVTDVPSLLTELREVRSHGVAVERCESNPDVCCVGAPVWDRHDRVVAGVSVSVPEHRWSEALRAELEPLVAAGARRFSTALGARPRP; from the coding sequence ATGGCCCGCCGTACGCCCGCGCTGTTGCGGGGTCTGGACATACTGGAGCTGTTCACCGACGGACGGGAGACCCTCAGCGCCCCCGACGTGGTGGAGGAGCTCCAGCTTCCCCGGACGACCGTGCACGAGCTGCTGCACACGCTCACCGATCGCGGCTATCTCCACGCCGACCCCGACGTCCCGGGGCGGTTCCGGCTGGGGTTGCAGTTGTTCCGTCTTGGCAGCGCCTACGCCGAGCGGCTCGACACCGCACGCACCGGACAGGGGATCGCCCGGGAGCTGGTCGCCGCCTGCAACGAGACCGCGCACGTGGCCGTGCTGGACGGCGCACACGTCGTCTATGTCGCCAAGGTCGACAGTTCCCACACGGTGCGCATGGTCTCGGCCGTCGGCGCACGGGTGCCCGCCCACTGCACGGCCCTGGGCAAGGCGATGCTGTCGGCACTGCCGGAGGAGGACGTCCGCGAGCGTCTGGGCCCGGGCCCGCTGGCGCCGATGACCCCGCGCAGCGTCACGGACGTCCCCAGCCTCCTCACCGAACTGCGCGAGGTCCGGTCGCACGGGGTCGCCGTGGAGCGGTGCGAGTCGAACCCCGACGTCTGTTGCGTCGGGGCGCCCGTGTGGGACCGCCATGACCGGGTGGTCGCCGGGGTCAGTGTCTCCGTGCCGGAACACCGGTGGTCCGAGGCGCTGCGCGCGGAGCTCGAGCCGTTGGTGGCCGCGGGCGCGCGCCGGTTCTCCACCGCGCTGGGGGCCCGCCCGCGGCCCTGA